Proteins from a single region of Candidatus Puniceispirillum marinum IMCC1322:
- a CDS encoding ABC transporter permease, whose amino-acid sequence MLEFWGRYKRNKSAVFGLFVIILVVLMAGFADLLYGFDPFRLAGKPLSGPGTNGFLLGSDSLGRDVAAGIVHGAKTSLLIGLVATLVAVFIGVLFGAFSGYYGGRLDDLLMRVTEIFQTIPSFIFAILLVAIMKPSIISIVIAIAVVSWPSVARLVRGEFLALKNREFVQACHTLGMNDLRIMMREILPNCLSPIIVVGSLMVATAILIESGLAFLGLGDPNIMSWGFQIGAGRTMLRSAWWVCTFPGIAILITVLAINLVGEGLNDALNPRLRERN is encoded by the coding sequence ATGCTGGAATTCTGGGGAAGATATAAACGCAACAAATCTGCCGTTTTTGGATTGTTTGTCATCATATTGGTTGTTTTGATGGCGGGTTTTGCTGACTTGTTGTATGGGTTTGATCCGTTTCGTCTAGCTGGCAAACCATTATCCGGCCCAGGCACAAACGGGTTCCTGCTTGGCAGTGACTCGCTGGGGCGCGATGTGGCAGCGGGGATTGTTCATGGTGCCAAAACATCATTGCTGATTGGCTTGGTGGCGACATTGGTTGCCGTATTCATAGGTGTGCTTTTTGGCGCATTTTCTGGATATTATGGTGGTCGCTTGGATGACTTGCTGATGCGCGTCACCGAAATTTTTCAAACCATTCCTTCATTTATTTTCGCCATTCTGCTGGTTGCGATTATGAAGCCATCAATTATCAGTATTGTGATTGCAATCGCTGTTGTGTCATGGCCCAGTGTGGCACGACTTGTAAGGGGTGAATTTCTGGCTCTGAAAAACCGGGAATTTGTGCAAGCATGTCATACGCTGGGTATGAATGATCTACGGATCATGATGCGTGAAATTCTGCCAAATTGTCTAAGCCCTATTATTGTGGTTGGTTCATTGATGGTGGCAACAGCTATCCTGATTGAAAGTGGCCTTGCTTTTTTAGGGCTTGGTGATCCAAACATTATGAGTTGGGGGTTCCAGATTGGGGCGGGGCGCACCATGCTTCGGTCAGCATGGTGGGTCTGTACGTTCCCCGGCATTGCCATTCTTATTACAGTGCTGGCGATCAACCTTGTTGGTGAAGGTTTGAATGATGCGTTAAACCCGCGGTTGAGAGAAAGAAATTGA